TGCGGGGTGATCGAGCCCGGCTTGCACAGCACCTGGCCGCGCTCGACGTCCTCACGCTTGGTGCCGCGCAGCAGCACCCCGACGTTGTCGCCGGCCTGGCCCTGGTCGAGCAGCTTGCGGAACATCTCCACGCCCGTGCACACCGTCTTCTGGACCGGACGGATGCCGACGATCTCGACTTCCTCGCCGACCTTGACGATCCCCTTCTCGATCCGCCCGGTCACCACCGTGCCGCGGCCCGAGATCGAGAACACGTCTTCCACCGGCATCAGGAACGGCAGGTCGATCGGACGCTCCGGCTGCGGGATGTAGGTGTCCACCGCCGTCATCAGCGCCATGATCGCGTCCTCGCCGATCGGCGCGTCGCGGTTCTC
The genomic region above belongs to Phenylobacterium hankyongense and contains:
- a CDS encoding EF-Tu/IF-2/RF-3 family GTPase; this encodes LLDLVEMEVRELLSSYQFPGDDIPIVKGSALAAVENRDAPIGEDAIMALMTAVDTYIPQPERPIDLPFLMPVEDVFSISGRGTVVTGRIEKGIVKVGEEVEIVGIRPVQKTVCTGVEMFRKLLDQGQAGDNVGVLLRGTKREDVERGQVLCKPGSITP